The Monomorium pharaonis isolate MP-MQ-018 chromosome 5, ASM1337386v2, whole genome shotgun sequence genome includes a window with the following:
- the LOC105832642 gene encoding uncharacterized protein LOC105832642 isoform X1: MAALIRHGSLATAFKSTSAILATGTVSESLLNPGHTYTHAHADPSAAVAAASRTRASFRTHVVALTPASLTTSSFFSSSSLSAGDHRHASRYRPAQEPTEKGSEAGRREEGGGGADRLRRGIARRPRIPEAAKVLRAAGEFGREDRRDLRESSRLYGRRHEARGSLAPLQAVRRLRGGVQAFHPELAALHHRNWELKRFYSTPVDSTTPYEALGRIDLPKNLHIQQNYHRFHPDTDTMFNGKTAFPKSSTLVTGLKYKKKYPGHKQENPWLDEMMKI; the protein is encoded by the exons ATGGCGGCGCTCATCAGGCATGGCTCGCTCGCCACCGCGTTTAAGAGTACATCGGCTATCCTCGCCACCGGCACGGTCAGTGAATCACTATTAAATCCCGgtcacacgtacacacacgcacacgcagaCCCatccgccgccgtcgccgcggcGTCCCGCACTCGCGCGTCGTTTCGCACGCACGTCGTAGCTCTCACACCCGCGTCACTAACGACATCGTCAtttttctcctcttcttctctttccgCAGGTGATCACAGGCACGCGTCACGTTATCGCCCGGCACAAGAGCCAACGGAGAAAGGGAGCGAAGCCGGCCGCCGCGAAGAAGGAGGTGGTGGCGCGGATCGGCTCCGCCGGGGAATCGCTCGCCGCCCGCGG ATTCCTGAGGCCGCAAAAGTCTTACGAGCCGCCGGAGAATTCGGCCGTGAGGATCGACGCGATCTGCGCGAGTCAAGCCGTCTCTACGGACGACGACACGAGGCTCGAGGATCCCTTGCTCCGCTTCAAGCTGTTCGTCGCCTGCGAGGAGGAGTTCAAGCATTCCATCCCGAACTCGCTGCTTTACACCATCGAAACT GGGAACTGAAGCGGTTTTATTCGACACCGGTGGACAGCACGACGCCGTACGAAGCGCTGGGTAGAATAGATTTGCCCAAGAATTTGCACATCCAGCAGAATTATCATCGATTCCATCCGG ACACCGACACGATGTTCAACGGCAAAACGGCGTTCCCGAAGAGCTCCACCCTCGTCACCGGTCTGaagtacaaaaagaaatatccCGGACACAAGCAAGAGAATCCGTGGCTGGACGAGATGATGAAGATCTAA
- the LOC105832642 gene encoding 39S ribosomal protein L50, mitochondrial isoform X2: protein MAALIRHGSLATAFKSTSAILATGTVITGTRHVIARHKSQRRKGAKPAAAKKEVVARIGSAGESLAARGFLRPQKSYEPPENSAVRIDAICASQAVSTDDDTRLEDPLLRFKLFVACEEEFKHSIPNSLLYTIETVGELKRFYSTPVDSTTPYEALGRIDLPKNLHIQQNYHRFHPDTDTMFNGKTAFPKSSTLVTGLKYKKKYPGHKQENPWLDEMMKI from the exons ATGGCGGCGCTCATCAGGCATGGCTCGCTCGCCACCGCGTTTAAGAGTACATCGGCTATCCTCGCCACCGGCACG GTGATCACAGGCACGCGTCACGTTATCGCCCGGCACAAGAGCCAACGGAGAAAGGGAGCGAAGCCGGCCGCCGCGAAGAAGGAGGTGGTGGCGCGGATCGGCTCCGCCGGGGAATCGCTCGCCGCCCGCGG ATTCCTGAGGCCGCAAAAGTCTTACGAGCCGCCGGAGAATTCGGCCGTGAGGATCGACGCGATCTGCGCGAGTCAAGCCGTCTCTACGGACGACGACACGAGGCTCGAGGATCCCTTGCTCCGCTTCAAGCTGTTCGTCGCCTGCGAGGAGGAGTTCAAGCATTCCATCCCGAACTCGCTGCTTTACACCATCGAAACTGTCG GGGAACTGAAGCGGTTTTATTCGACACCGGTGGACAGCACGACGCCGTACGAAGCGCTGGGTAGAATAGATTTGCCCAAGAATTTGCACATCCAGCAGAATTATCATCGATTCCATCCGG ACACCGACACGATGTTCAACGGCAAAACGGCGTTCCCGAAGAGCTCCACCCTCGTCACCGGTCTGaagtacaaaaagaaatatccCGGACACAAGCAAGAGAATCCGTGGCTGGACGAGATGATGAAGATCTAA